A region of the Pricia mediterranea genome:
TTGGCGAACAAATTATTGATAAATTGCTCTTGGCTTAAGAAAGGCGTCCTCACGGATCTGATTGCAAAGAGCAAGACTGAACCCAGAGCGGGGCAGATACTTTGGATGTTTGTCAACATCGAATTGTTTAAAAAACAGTACTTTGCTACTAAATGGCGCTGGTAAAGAGCCTCTGAAACGCGTAACGACTCAACAAAATCTCAAATTTAAGTATACTTATGTACAAACGGGGGGACGAGAAAATAGTAATAGGATATACATCTGGAGTTTATGATTTATTTCATATCGGTCACCTGAACCTGCTGAAAAATGCAAAGGGATTGTGTGATAAACTGATTGTAGGGGTCACCAGCGACGAGCTGGTGGCCTATAAGAACAAAAAGGCAGTTATCCCGCATCAAGAACGAATGGAAATCGTACGGAACATTAGACACGTTGACTCCGTAGTGCCACAGAATGATATGGATAAGTTTAAGATGTGGCAACGTATTAAATTCGACGTTATGTTCGTAGGTGACGATTGGTTCGAATCCGAAAAATGGAAGGTCCTTGATGAAAAGTTTAAGGAGGTTGGTGTAAAAATTATTTATTTCCCTTATACAAAAGGA
Encoded here:
- a CDS encoding adenylyltransferase/cytidyltransferase family protein, which codes for MYKRGDEKIVIGYTSGVYDLFHIGHLNLLKNAKGLCDKLIVGVTSDELVAYKNKKAVIPHQERMEIVRNIRHVDSVVPQNDMDKFKMWQRIKFDVMFVGDDWFESEKWKVLDEKFKEVGVKIIYFPYTKGTSSTLINETLKNLRK